In one Janibacter cremeus genomic region, the following are encoded:
- a CDS encoding RDD family protein, producing the protein MSSSTGHRGADHGEGGSHAPFGRRLIALAIDWAACLLITNGLVGRLVELSPAAFSFLPLGLLFLVHLIGVTLGGASFGHRLLGLRVVPVHGEWVTPLRSAVRAALLCLVIPPIVVLSDDGRGLHDRAAGTRIVRAS; encoded by the coding sequence GTGAGCAGCAGCACGGGCCATCGCGGAGCCGATCACGGCGAAGGGGGCAGCCACGCCCCCTTCGGGCGTCGCCTGATCGCCTTGGCCATCGACTGGGCCGCCTGCCTGCTGATCACCAACGGCCTCGTCGGCCGGCTCGTCGAGCTCAGCCCGGCCGCCTTCTCCTTCCTCCCCCTCGGGCTGCTCTTCCTCGTCCACCTCATCGGGGTCACCCTCGGCGGCGCCTCCTTCGGCCACCGCCTCCTCGGGCTGCGGGTGGTGCCGGTGCACGGGGAGTGGGTCACCCCCCTTCGCTCGGCCGTGCGGGCCGCCCTGCTGTGCCTGGTGATCCCGCCGATCGTCGTCCTCTCCGACGACGGCCGGGGCCTGCACGACCGCGCGGCCGGTACCCGGATCGTCCGAGCGAGCTGA
- a CDS encoding SGNH/GDSL hydrolase family protein: MSRTLRYVAIGDSLSEGVGDHPWPDGTPRGWADRLAELLAAHHGEVDYANLAVRGYRSADVLATQVQPALALEPDVVTLTAGMNDILRPRLDVAALRQRLVDIVAPFTAKGVQVVVVPIPDIRGVTPAGRLLQSRRELLNGLYRYLADEHGMVPPTVTTGTVFEDRRAWAEDRLHLSELGHTRLSVAAAELLGVPATTDWASLPEGPPPRRSLRTEVTWTREYVWPWTWRRLRGRSSGDGRSAKHPELVRLVAER; this comes from the coding sequence GTGTCCCGGACCCTGCGCTACGTCGCGATCGGCGACAGCCTCTCCGAGGGGGTGGGCGACCACCCGTGGCCCGACGGCACGCCGCGCGGCTGGGCCGACCGGCTGGCCGAGCTGCTGGCCGCCCACCACGGCGAGGTGGACTACGCCAACCTCGCGGTGCGCGGGTACCGGTCCGCGGACGTCCTCGCGACACAGGTGCAGCCCGCGCTCGCCCTCGAGCCCGACGTCGTCACCCTCACCGCGGGCATGAACGACATCCTGCGCCCGCGCCTGGACGTGGCGGCGCTGCGGCAACGACTGGTGGACATCGTCGCGCCCTTCACGGCGAAGGGGGTCCAGGTGGTCGTCGTCCCGATCCCCGACATCCGCGGCGTCACCCCTGCCGGCCGGCTGCTGCAGAGTCGGCGAGAGCTGCTCAACGGGCTCTACCGCTACCTTGCCGACGAGCACGGGATGGTCCCGCCGACGGTGACGACCGGCACCGTCTTCGAGGACCGGCGCGCGTGGGCCGAGGACCGGCTGCACCTCTCCGAGCTGGGGCACACCCGCCTCTCGGTCGCGGCGGCCGAGCTGCTCGGGGTGCCCGCCACGACCGACTGGGCGAGCCTGCCCGAGGGGCCGCCGCCGCGCCGGAGCCTGCGCACCGAGGTGACCTGGACGAGGGAGTACGTCTGGCCCTGGACGTGGCGTCGGTTGCGGGGACGCTCCTCCGGCGACGGGCGCAGCGCCAAGCACCCCGAGCTCGTGCGGCTGGTGGCCGAGCGCTGA